One Lycium barbarum isolate Lr01 chromosome 5, ASM1917538v2, whole genome shotgun sequence genomic window carries:
- the LOC132639615 gene encoding uncharacterized protein LOC132639615 translates to MRWRDIEFSIGDQVFLKVSPMKGVMRFGKKEKLGPHFIGPYEIVRKVGMVAYELKLPSDTTMGHPVFHILMLRLYKPDPSHMLNHEEIEINEGLSYEEEPVQILDRQVTRLRTKDVASIKVL, encoded by the coding sequence ATGAGGTGGCGTGATATAGAGTTTTCTATCGGTGATCAggtgttcttaaaagtgtcgccgatgaagggagtaatgcggtttggtaAAAAGGAGAAACTTGGTCCCCATTTCATTGGACCTTACGAGATTGTTAGGAAAGTTGGGAtggtggcttatgaattgaagTTACCATCCGATACGACCATGGGGCATCCTGTGTTTCACATTttgatgttgaggttgtacaaacctgatccttcccataTGTTGAatcatgaagagattgaaatcaATGAAGGGCTATCTTATGAGGAGGAACCAGTtcagattctagatcgtcaagttacAAGGTTGAGGACGAAGGATGTGGCATCGATCAAGGTTTTGTGA